Proteins encoded by one window of Aphidius gifuensis isolate YNYX2018 linkage group LG2, ASM1490517v1, whole genome shotgun sequence:
- the LOC122848275 gene encoding N-acetyltransferase eco yields MMSQESQVLSTVSSLDSGQGDSICTPKRVQKCLFNKPDGSSSKRNLMKLLNSIDIDTTADKSGDESDLGPMSPLALTDRSSNYDSSPGRQYDSPFTSPEKQSPRSTDDWDRLRPLARNKNNHDHQLTPFSHLKKITRAARSSPSRKLYNILSPKLIPLTPERYDNPNDNTMFNNYDDDTIIPETPQKDNSSITETPKKKNHSEKRMNTPIGSISQSIITVPPLHRRKSLSALDNCETSSPENTTLKRSYPTDDNNKSNAKNKIAKIDDNTFTTSRARASLFQEDNNQNLPTKCNFTLSTKSFYNNNNIDDNKISSCFGWKKIEPIKKRHSLPSVQSNSRRSGGYLKKLKTNGCINAGVMHGIKKKKKLTKRRSDRLSIGANKSTDDKKNSPVNKINEPMTVVDNVEENENITLNETDNTDKVINKIVKQPVNVKKIIVRPPSPVEDPNKRFFKTNRTLKSNNIATITVNENIKLNVSDGKFALKEKRKLSSKFCYPIKKQKVNDLIFDTTDLCVDEPEFNTSIEKKQMDGILKVLEDDWAVDDYDTMEPLMNQSKPKSPMKKLTNVSLLMSPGSVLSDMTSSMNIKDQAGMMIDEQMKIQNDNVVGGGGGDEGGTAETSQQINSTEQQKYYPLFAKGYKDTIEVPSDDKKRGVKRGWGGGEMQYQLDAGQKRFGATQCNECGVIYQMGEPEDENSHLIYHNSFKILKFNGWKNEHVIMEDIYTASRIITIKKTDPKHCWKKVEEVLGVVDRDLGLADMELTDYQDKTIYLYIRDKNVLGVLIAESIKEAHQMIPELADLNCCSTESTPAKCGVNVIWTAMSHRRQHIATKLLDILRTNYFYGYILSLDDIAFSMPTPTGRQFAAKYFGSLNFKVYS; encoded by the exons ATGATGTCTCAAGAGTCTCAAGTTCTAAGTACAGTGTCATCCCTCGACAGTGGTCAGGGTGATTCAATATGTACTCCAAAAAGAGTCCAAAAATGTTTATTCAACAAGCCAGATGGTAGTTCAagtaaaagaaatttaatgaagctattaaattcaattgacaTTGACACAACTGCTGATAAATCTGGTGATGAATCAGATCTTGGTCCAATGTCACCACTTGCATTGACTGACAGGAGCAGTAACTATGACAGTTCACCAGGTAGACAATATGATTCACCATTTACAAGTCCAGAAAAACAATCACCAAGAAGTACTGATGATTGGGACAGACTACGACCATTagcaagaaataaaaataatcatgatcATCAGCTAACACCATTTAGccatcttaaaaaaataacaagagcTGCACGTTCATCACCATCACgtaaattatacaatattttatcacCAAAATTAATTCCATTAACACCAGAACGTTACGATAATCCAAATGATAACacaatgtttaataattatgatgacgATACAATAATACCAGAGACACCACAAAAAGATAATTCTAGTATAACTGAAACacccaagaaaaaaaatcattcagaAAAACGTATGAACACACCAATTGGTTCAATAAGCCAAAGTATCATAACAGTACCACCATTACATCGTAGAAAATCATTGAGTGCACTTGATAATTGTGAAACATCATCACCAGAAAATACAACATTAAAAAGATCATATCCAACTGATGACAACAACAAATCAAatgccaaaaataaaattgccaaaattgatgataatacatTCACAACATCAAGAGCACGTGCATCATTATTTCAAGaagataataatcaaaatttaccAACAAAATGTAACTTTACATTAAGtacaaaatcattttataataataataatattgatgataataaaatatcatcatgttttggttggaaaaaaattgaaccaaTCAAAAAAAGACACAGTTTACCATCAGTACAGTCAAATAGTAGACGTTCTGgtggttatttaaaaaaattaaaaacaaatggtTGTATTAATGCTGGTGTTATGCATggtattaaaaagaaaaaaaaattaacaaaacgtCGTAGTGATAGATTGAGTATTGGTGCTAATAAAAGtactgatgataaaaaaaattcaccagttaataaaataaatgagccAATGAcagttgttgataatgttgaagaaaatgaaaatattacattAAATGAGACTGATAATACAGATAaggttataaataaaattgtaaaacaaCCAgtgaatgttaaaaaaataatagttagaCCACCATCACCAGTTGAAGATccaaataaaagatttttcaaaacaaatagaacattaaaatcaaataatattgcaaCAATAACtgtcaatgaaaatataaaattaaatgtatcagATGGTAAATTTGcattaaaagaaaaacgtaaattatcatcaaaattttgttatccaattaaaaaacaaaaagttaatGATTTGATATTTGATACAACTGATTTGTGTGTTGATGAGCCTGAATTTAATacatctattgaaaaaaaacaaatggatGGAATATTGAAAGTACTGGAAGATGATTGGGCAGTTGATGATTATGACACAATGGAACCATTGATGAATCAATCAAAGCCAAAATcaccaatgaaaaaattaacaaatgtcAGTTTGTTAATGTCACCAGGTAGTGTATTGAGTGACATGACATCATCAATGAATATTAAGGATCAAGCTGGAATGATGATTGatgaacaaatgaaaatacaaaatgataatgttgttggtggtggtggtggtgatgaagGTGGTACAGCTGAGACAAGTCAACAGATCAACTCTAcagaacaacaaaaatattatccatTATTTGCCAAAGGATACAAAGACACCATTGAAGTTCctagtgatgataaaaaacgtGGAGTCAAAAGAGGATGGGGTGGTGGAGAAATGCAATATCAGCTTGATGCTGGACAAAAACGTTTTGGTGCAACTCAATGTAATGAATGTGGTGTTATTTATCAAATGGGTGAACCAGAAGATGAAAAttcacatttaatttatcacaatagttttaaaattcttaaatttaat gGATGGAAAAATGAACATGTTATTATGGAGGATATATATACAGCAAGTcgtataataacaattaaaaaaacagatCCAAAAcattgttggaaaaaagttgaagaagTACTTGGTGTTGTTGATCGTGATTTGGGTCTTGCTGATATGGAACTAACTGATTATCAGGACAAAACAATATATCTTTATATCAgagataaaaatgttttaggTGTATTAATTGCTGAAAGTATTAAAGAAGCTCATCAAATGATTCCTGAACTTGCtgatttaaattgttgttCAACTGAAAGCACTCCAGCAAAATGTGGTGTCAATGTTATTTGGACAGCAATGAGCCATCGTAGACAACATATTGCTACAAAATTACTTGATATTTTAcgaactaattatttttatggataTATTTTGTCACTTGATGATATTGCATTCTCAATGCCAACACCAACTGGTAGACAATTTGCTGCAAAATATTTTGGTTCACTTAATTTTAAAGTAtacagttaa